One Echeneis naucrates chromosome 4, fEcheNa1.1, whole genome shotgun sequence genomic window, TACATGCATTTACATCTTTCAGTTTCACAAATGAGAAATAGCTTGtcctcaaaacaaaatgtcaaggGCAAAATAATATGTTGCagttgcagttttgttttttagttgaGTGGAGAGGAATCTCACAAAGTGTATGTGTTTGATCACACTTAGAGCACTGCTGCGACAATGTACCTTTTTTTTGAGCATGGACATAAACAATCATGCTCTTTCTCACCAGTGATGTACTTACATTTCTCATTCTGCATGCTGAGAGCTTTTAAGACCTGTCCCTCAGTCTGTTTATATCTGCTGAGAAGTTGTTCTGGGTATCGGTCAGTTTGTTTATGAGCTGGAGTCTCcttgtttctgtctcagtgtctgtaGTAAAGTTGCATGATCAATCAAAATATAATCCAAATCGCAATACGGCTAGCTGAGAAATTGAAATTCCTGGAGCTacaaaactgacaaatataAAACGAATTCCCCACAAAAACCATTCCAAAGCAATCTCACTATTCTTTTTCATATTCTGCAATCCTACTGTGTGTAGCACATTTACCTACATAAAGCACTACATTACATAAAGCAATGTAATAGGCAGCGTTAGACAGATTTGAATGTAAGGCTTGTATCAATGAAAAGACGTTTAATAGTGATTGCTATGCTTTTCTTCCCGTAGGTGAGTGCCAACGGCAGCGTCCTGCGCAGTGAAATAGTGGGCAGCATTAAGCTCAAAGTGGTGCTGTCGGGGATGCCTGAACTAAGACTGGGCCTTAATGACAAAGTGCTTTTTGAAATCACAGGCAGTAAGTAACAGTGAGTCTGTCTCGTCTTGGTAACCCCAAGTGTCGAAGGGCTTAAGTAAAACCGTCATTTACACAGCAGACGTCACATGAATGTCTCCAGGGATTGGGAGTGTCAGCGATGAGAATTACATTTCATTATGCTTTGAGCTGCAGGTTTTGATAAAATCTCAATTTCAATTTTGTTGTCAGTTGAATAAATGCTATTTAGGTTTGCAAAGTAATTGTGGTTTTTGATTGGCACAAAATACATCAAATCTCGTCATTAGAAAATAGCCTTGCATAAAATTCAGCAGCATAAGATTAGATAAAAGTTCAACATATAAACTCTTGTACCCTGTAAAAGTTTCCATATTTAATTGAAAGAGATGAGTGAATATGCTGCTGGTTGATGGATGCTTTCTCACTCAGTGCTCATAAACTCACCGTCATTTTTCCACCTTCACCTCCTCTTCTCGTCTTAACCCTGCGCTCTCTCAATCCTACACTCAGCTGCGCTTTCATCCTCCCTAATCTTGCTTCTCCCTCTACTTTTCCAATTTCTCTAATAATGCCTCCTGCTGCTACATCTGCTTGCGCATATCCTTgtgccttctcctcctcttcctcccctctccctctgcctttcCACCCTCTCATTCTCCTATATTACCGACCCCCCACGGCTCTTCAGTGTCTAGTCTCTTTGCTTCAGAGGTAATCCTCACCCCAGGCTAAAGCCCTGCAGATGAAAGGTGAGGGTCTCCAAATATCTTGTATATGCAGTCCTCAATTCCCCTGCTGTGTGTTGCAGTCTGGGAAGTAACATATCCTGAGAAATAATGATCAGAAATAATGAGGCCACACTCCTAGAAACCAACACTCGTGCCAAATGTTGatacaaatatgaaaatgaattttgcaCTCCACTTCACTTCAGCAATTCAACTTTTTACATATAATCTCCCAGTCATTTGGCTATAAACATATTTGATTGATGTCCACTTTTTATCATGGCTGAATGCATCTTAAGCAAATGTGTATAAATCATTAaacactgccctctgctggcaCAAGTCCCACTTACAACAACAGTTTCTACAGCTGTTTGCACTATAATCACTAGTACTTCTCAGAGATGTTGTCTTGTTTCTTTGAATCTAATGTTTGTGGGATGCTGGTGCTGGGAGCATTTTTATGTTTCCCTAAAGTTGCCAAtagacattttaaatttgttcTCTGTACAGTAAGAGCTCAATATTAGCTGCTCGAAGTATGGCTAAcacttaatttttcattttctcagttgCTGAGCATGTCCCTAGGACaacatagacaaaaaaaaaagaaaaaaaggccaaaGTGACATCTTCAGATTATTTATCCTAACTTTGTCtacaatgtaaacattttctgtttacagTACAGGTTCTGTTTAGAGGCAGTATATGAAAGATTAGTTTAAAAATTACTCAGCTATCAACTATTATGGCATATTAACAATCTATCATAGTGCTAACCAACTTTAAGATTTGTCCAATTATCAAATTGtacaaaaaagtgcaatttaATTCTCCCTTAGCCCACACAAAGGTCTGTAAAATAGATCAATTCAACAAGTGTCACTTTAAAACGTGTTCTCTTGTcttatgattttctttttttcctgtgtggcataagacagaaaacagattaggtttctcctgtctgctgctgtattAACAGCAGGGAAACAGGTGAGCGCAGCTTAAAGGTGAACCACAGGGGACACTGCTGCATCTTCATTCCTCCCctgacatgaacacacacacctgtctctTCCTCCAGCCCCTTAGGTCCCAGCAATGACAGAAAGCCTCCCATTTgacctttgtttcctgtctcgTCTTGATGCACACACAAGTGAGTGtgcattgtgtatgtgtttgttagtgacatacagaaagagagaagcatTTATTAAGGCCTTCCTTGTTTTGCTTGGGTGTTGAGTTCTCTCTAGATCTGGCCTCAGCCAGTCCTCATtcgcacaaacacatgcatgcacacgcgcacatCAAAATCAATAGACATGGATCCATAAAACATGCTAACACATACACTCGAGAGTGTACaggaaagatgaatgaacagGAAAGctaccacaaacacacacatacattttgtcAGACAAGTTTGGTCCAGGACTGCATTCCAAGCAGATGAACTGGGTTTTGGATGTTGAttggaggatttagttgaaggCCCATAGGCCcccagtttttaatttcttgtGAGAATATCATCTTacaattttctgtgaaaatccCCTCTGTGTTTagcattcaaattaatagagAGATACGGTTACTCTTGTCCATCGGCATGACTTGGACATGGGGAAAGACTCAAGACTTGCAAAGTTTTATGCTGATGTAAACTGATCACAAtaatcaatatatatatatatatatatatatatggtaatGATGAGCgacacacaaacataagcacacacatacagcacactGTActaggtatatatatatatatatttatttattatatatttttggttGATTTTCACATCCTCTACTTTACACTCTGACCAGAGCTCATAGGTGAGTAATGATAATGGAGTCAGTCATCCTTTTGTTAGGGCTGGTACGTGTGCGAGCTCGTGTGTGAGCTCGTGTATGtgtcagccacagcagcactgtctCTGCGGTCAGGTAGAAGTAGCTCATAGTGGTACACAATGGCATCAGTAAATGTTCCCAGAGTGTtcccacactcagacctacagacagttcagagtcaccagttaacccaaacataatgtctttggatggtgggaggaaaaccatACAGTCACAGGGGGAACACGCAAAcgccgcacagaaaggacccaggctgggaaccaaaccttgttattgtggggcgacagtgctaaccactatgccaccgtgctcCCTGacttcagttgtgtgtgtgtgtttacttttttatttattttttatttataaaatatagaTTGCTTGCATAGTTATAAATGTAATAAACCATTCAAAGAGCagattatttatatatatatagatatattatCTAATCTTACTCATATTCATATATCTCAGAAATAAACTTGACTTAACTCGGTCTTATTTGTGACTTGACCTGACCTGACTCTCTATAGTGCGCCGTAGGACTTGACTTGGGACTTGGACCCTGTGATTTTAACTAGTATGTGAACCTGGTCCCACCTCAGATTTCCAGTCACAGAACATTGTGATATCTCTTTGTAGGTGCCTATATAAGGCGTGTTTCAGTGTAGTATGTGGATTCCCATTACCCAAACAATAAATCGGAAGCTTTCAGCAAATCTATTTCTTTTTGACAGAGTAATGAAATAAACTCCCCCTTCAATGCACGCATACACTGAAAATGTCAGGAACAGATGTATGTTTTTGCTTGCAGGTGATGGCACATCACTTGCTTATGATCTAAATTTCTTATGTATGTTGGTACAGGTTTGAGTTTATTTGGGAGGCAGCTGAATGAGAATCAGCAGGGAGAAGGTTATAGCAGCATGTTTTGAAAGCAAACTTTTGGATATGCATgtctgtgtacagtatgtggcAACTAAATAACAGTTCAATGGGTGGATGAGATGAGGGCAGATGGATTTGGTAAAacactgtttgtgtgaaagGGACTGACTGAATGTTTGCCAGTCACTCTTATCTTGACCTTGATTTCCCCAAGGCTGTGTGAAGGCTCTCATTCtttttgtgtattgtttgtttgtgtgtgcatttgtgcgtaTCAGGGGAGAAGAGTAagacagtggagctggaggatgTGAAGTTCCATCAGTGCGTCCGTCTGTCACGCTTTGAGAACGACCGCACCATTTCTTTCATCCCACCTGATGGTGAGAGCGAGCTCATGTCCTACCGCCTTAACACCGCAGTGAGTAGGACACACTTTAAACATGtacgcacacactcacagtgaaAGCCTTTAAGAACAAACTCTTCATTTGTCTCTCAGCAAGTCTCAAAGTGCTTCTGCTCACATAAATCACTAGAATGTTCTTCCTTCTATCGTTTTTATCCTGCTCAGCTTTTCCATTAACTAAACATAATGGACTTGCAGTTCACCAGAAATGGCAACCAAATGAGTGATATTGTTCATAAGCAACCGTTTAAGTTAGTGAAATCAActaatgtgaatgtgtgagtaAGTCCCTCAGGAGGCAGCAGTACTCCATTATGGTAGCTTTAATGGTTGGAATTAAAAGATAATTCAATATCACTGCTTGCAGATTTAAAGGTGTGCAGTAACTGAGGTTGATGATAGCAGCAAGAAGTTCAGCAGTTGTAATAGTAACAGGCGTTAATCCTTCATTTGATGTTAGTCATTGTTGTAGTGATGATGCAGCGAGTAGGGATATTAGGTGAAGTCATTGCAGGGTCACTGCATGGTGATGTTTGTTGCAGTGATGCACTGCAGCTCCATGCTCACCCCTCTGACCTTGCTTCCCTGTCTCTGACAGGTGAAGCCTCTCATATGGATTGAGAGCGTGATTGAAAAGTTCTCTCACAGCCGTGTGGAGATCAAGGTGAAGGTAATGATGAGCgacacacaaacataagcacacacatacagcacactGTACTAGGTCCTTATTCACTCACCTTGTCCCTCTGCTGAAACGTATTTAGTATTTATGACACATGCATCTCAGGCGGATTACAGTTTCATGCAGCGATGGCCACATGCACACTCAAAATAACAAGTTGGAGTTTGCGTAGTTACAACCTCTTTGATAGGAAACAAGAAGCATATGCAGTTCCTTGTTGTAAAGGTCTCGGGTGACGTTTGACCTTTGTCCACTGTCACTTTCTGCAGGCTCGGAGTCAGTTCAAGAGTCGCTCCACTGCCAACAATGTGGCCATTATGGTGCCGGTGCCCAGTGATGCTGACTCACCCAAGTTCAAGACCAGCACGGGCAGCGCTAAGTGGGTTCCCGAGAAGAACGCGGTGCAGTGGAACATCAAGTCTTTCCCAGTTAGTAAGCCTGCAACACATTTAATACAGTTTGATGCCGTAGGACAATGCAGCTCAGTCTTGTTCCATAACTACCAGGCTTTAAAATCAGAACAAGAACATGATAAATCACAACTGAATAAGCCCGTGTTGACAGATAAGTTGTGTTTATTAGGCAACAGCACCTAatcaccccccaccacctctctctcccacacacgcacatattattttaatgttcctTTCAGACTTTCAATGCCATGCTCTGCTATCTCCTAAAATAAAAGTTACTCATAAGAAAATgtcattacttttttaaaaactcACAATCCATTAATTCATTTAAGTTCCTTTATCTGTCAAGTTGCGATATTTCCACTGTAATTCATTACATCTTTAGCCTGTCAATGAAGGTTAAGAGCTGCCATTGCAGGTGGCACACTGTTATTCACCTTGATTCTCCAGAACACGTTTTCCGTCAATGTCAACCATTGAATTATGTAAAATTGGATATTGTCATCGGTAAAATCATATTGCTTGTAATGTTTGTGAGCGTGTTGAGGAAACAAACTTAAAGCAGCGATTTGTTGTGATAAGAGAGTGATAAACACGCCTATCTGTAGTCCATCAGAGCAATGTCCAATTCTCCTACAAACAGGGAGGGTATGAAATATATGCGTCTTTTACAGTCTTCCCTGCAAATAGGTACCAAATGGAAAAAGATAATCCATCTTTTCATCAGTAGATAAGCTATAATAAAGTTTATCAACCACAGCTGTATAAAAGCAGGTTAAAAGATATTTCAGCAGTAACTAAGCTAATGATTGTGTTTGAATGGAAATGTCGCATTCCTTTGTtatgttgtggttgttttacTGTAACAGACAGGGCCTTGAATTAACACAATATTTTCCcattacaacattacaacaGTTGAGGTAATTTCTGTAAAACAATGATGTCAGTTGGTCGgttgtttgcttttattacCAGGTCATCCACAAACCCACACTCATACAGTTATAATAAAACAGATAAGCTGCGCCttctttttacataaaaaattaaTCTTGGCTGATTGTTGCTCACGCACAGAAATGCTGGCTTGAAACCAAACTGTCAAAGGCTCTAAAGTAAAAATGGCAACTTACTTCCAACaagcaaaaatgacaaactTACAAACTCAATGCTCAGATGATGTGTTGCACAATTGCTGGTAGGAAGAATAATTAACTTGTTTTATTATACTCGTTGTGATTATGCACATTGATCAGACTTGGTCATAAaagaattaataaaacaaataagaaaaatcttttttgaaaTGCTTGAACAGAAACAGTAgctcttttctgtgtgtgtgtgtgtgtgtgtgtgtgtgtgattatagGGCGGTAAGGAGTACATCATGCGGGCACACTTTGGGCTACCCAGCGTGGAGAATGATGAATTGGAGGCAAAGAGACCAATCACTGTTAACTTTGAGATACCCTATTTCACTGTGTCGGGAATTCAGGTTGGGATAAGCACTCTATTGTTTTCCTGATAAAATCCTACTTCCTTGTGTAACCACAGTTTGAACAATGTGCCTTGTTTCGACTCATCTCAGTGTAAATCTTACAGGGAAGCAGAACTGAGGTGAAATGCTGATGAATAATATATACTATGCAACACTTGGGTTCCTTTCATCACTGTTCTGTGAAACCATGCATCTCCAAAATGAAACTTTCTTGGTTTCCAACACTGTTAGATTAACTTCCTTCTTTTAAATGGTTTATGTGAAAGTTTTCTGTCCAACTATACAGGCTTTCTTGCTGAAAGTATCTTAAACCATTGTCTTTATAATACACCCCTGAGCAGCACTCTGTCTGGAAAGCAGATTTGACGCTACATTGAGTCACTATTGGAAAATGTCAAGATGGACTAGGGTTGGCTAGTTAGAATGCTAATTTCAGTAGAAGAAGAGATGTAACAGAGACAAGAGGTAATATTGCCGTTTTCCCGTGCTGGAGACAGCAAGTAAAGAAATGAACTTTGATGCTGAGCTCCTAGTTTCCTCTAGACTGGTGAGTAAAAAGCTGCTAATACAAACATTTGTGGAGCAAAAGCATATATTTTTAATgctttatttaactttaaagAAGTAGAATAAGAACAATTAATCTATCGCTTTGGGAGAACTGTTTCTTTACAGGACAACAGTGATTGATGATAAGGGAGCTGTGGGGTCACAGTGAAGCACATGCAGTAGATGCAGTACAGCTGATGGCTTTGGGGGTGAAATAACAGCTTTACCCTGTCTCCATTCCTCAGGTGCGTTACCTAAAGATCATAGAGAAGAGCGGTTACCAGGCATTACCATGGGTGCGCTATATCACACAAAGTGGAGGTGAGAAAATAACCCATTGAATGACTTGGTGATGTTAGTTTGGGATTACATTTTGATCAAAATGTTTAGATCTTATGACTTTGCTCTCACTGTAACACTACTGATACCTCTGATACCTCTTTTCTCTACActttaaatctgtaaaaaacTTTAACTAGTATGCGGAACTCtctgcgattttttttttttttattgtttttttccgTGCAAGATGTGGTCAGGCAGTCTTCTATGACTCGTATGTCATACGAgtgtatttatgtttatattcttatttatatttattgtgtgtagcacaattaaaagaaagaaataagaaataaaaagaaataataaaataaccgGTTTTGCATTGAAGTTGTCCCTTGCtcacaatgtgttttttatttttttgtttgttgttgttttttttttttttttgtttttttaattattctaaTTCTTGTTTAAGCACAAGACAGTTTCCAGTCTAAACTCACCAGCCACTTGGAGGTTAGCCTGAGGTTCAATGTGATGCCCTCCTGGTGAGAGCAGTGTCAGAATCAGTCTTCCTTCATCACTATTCAGTGTGCAGCCCAGGAATGAACCCAGCTGTGCGGCATCCATCATATCCATTACCTGGCTCTATCACCATGAACCATGAACTCCAGGGCTTAGAGCGACACCACATAAGATGTGAGGGATAAAAGGGCTGCCAGTTCATGGCGCAGAATTCTTTGTTCAGGCCGGTGGAAAACGTTTGTTGTCCAAATTTGAACAGGGTTCTCACAGTTTGGAGCAGCGTTCAGAATACTTTAAAGTCTGGGTGGTCCAGTTTATTTGGCAAAGGTAAAGGTTTCTTTATATTAAATTTTTGCCTCAGGAACTCATCTATTTGCATCACATTTGTCAACTCAAGGGTGAAGAACAGGATGAGGACTTTCACCTTGAAAGAAAGTCTAAAAAGCAagaccccccctcccaaaaacaaaaaaaaaaacatgcttgaTGGTTGGACAGACTTTTGCACATTGCCATATTAAAGCTCCAGTATATTGATGGGTCTGCAGCAAAATCCTTCTTCCCAGCTCACTGGGAAAATGGAAAGGATATGGAGATGAAGCCCAATGCTTCCACTGAACCACGGCCAGAAAGTTTCATATCTCCCATATACCTGGCTGGAAATGAACCTTACTCTGTTTCATGAATAATATCCTCTGCCTGGCTCTGTCAGGTGTGAGTCAGGTGCTGTGGAGATTGAATAATGCCACAGAGTGCCAGGTGGCTCCCGGGGTGGCACTCAGTGAATGCCAAGGTTACTGTCACCATGTAGAATGAGCAAGGaaatgatggagggagaggaaggagaaggacaaaaaaatgaCTAAGAGCAAGAGAACAAAGTGATGAAGTTAGGCGGACCGGAGAGGAGGCTATCACCTTTCTCTCATTGTTACGATCAGCAGtacagggagggaggaggagagagacgaCAGCCATGATCGCATTTCGCTCAgcactacacacagacacactcactctgATTGAACAATGCCCTGATACTGTAGACGGCCATGCTGACTTATTAATGAGGGATGAACAGACAATCAGCTGTACTGTACTGTGCGGCAGCAAGTGACGGCTTCACTGTCAGTGTCAGAGAGTGTCACTGTTCAGAACATGATCAGGCAGCATCGCACTCCAGCTGATATGCTGACATTAGCAGATGTCCGTACTGAATTGAATAAGCAGAACTCTGATGCT contains:
- the ap1m3 gene encoding adaptor related protein complex 1 subunit mu 3 isoform X2, whose translation is MSASAIFILDLKGKVLICRNYMGNMDMNEIDHFMPILMKREEDSEMTPLVSHGSAHFMWIRHSNLYLVAMTKKNANAALVYSFLYKIIQVFKEYFKELEEESIRDNFVTVYELMDEVMDFGFPQTTDSKILQEYITQQGHKLEVGAPRPPATVTNAVSWRSEGIKYRKNEVFMDVIESVNLLVSANGSVLRSEIVGSIKLKVVLSGMPELRLGLNDKVLFEITGISGEKSKTVELEDVKFHQCVRLSRFENDRTISFIPPDGESELMSYRLNTAVKPLIWIESVIEKFSHSRVEIKVKARSQFKSRSTANNVAIMVPVPSDADSPKFKTSTGSAKWVPEKNAVQWNIKSFPGGKEYIMRAHFGLPSVENDELEAKRPITVNFEIPYFTVSGIQVRYLKIIEKSGYQALPWVRYITQSGDYQLRTN
- the ap1m3 gene encoding adaptor related protein complex 1 subunit mu 3 isoform X1, giving the protein MSASAIFILDLKGKVLICRNYMGNMDMNEIDHFMPILMKREEDSEMTPLVSHGSAHFMWIRHSNLYLVAMTKKNANAALVYSFLYKIIQVFKEYFKELEEESIRDNFVTVYELMDEVMDFGFPQTTDSKILQEYITQQGHKLEVGAPRPPATVTNAVSWRSEGIKYRKNEVFMDVIESVNLLVSANGSVLRSEIVGSIKLKVVLSGMPELRLGLNDKVLFEITGREKSKTVELEDVKFHQCVRLSRFENDRTISFIPPDGESELMSYRLNTAVKPLIWIESVIEKFSHSRVEIKVKARSQFKSRSTANNVAIMVPVPSDADSPKFKTSTGSAKWVPEKNAVQWNIKSFPGGKEYIMRAHFGLPSVENDELEAKRPITVNFEIPYFTVSGIQVRYLKIIEKSGYQALPWVRYITQSGDYQLRTN